One window from the genome of Ananas comosus cultivar F153 linkage group 13, ASM154086v1, whole genome shotgun sequence encodes:
- the LOC109719287 gene encoding mannose/glucose-specific lectin-like produces the protein MNVGWRASGKTVIDSLAFEYVLDGKAYEAGPWGGSGGNPSQIVFESGEYLTAMNGTTGPFNQVANILRSLTFVTSIRKYGPFGVEEGTPFSVPVANGRIVGFYGRSGVYVDALGIYLMPN, from the exons ATGAACGTGGGGTGGCGCGCTAGTGGTAAAACTG TGATCGATTCACTAGCATTTGAGTATGTTCTAGACGGGAAGGCATATGAGGCTGGCCCATGGGGTGGTTCGGGAGGAAACCCCTCTCag ATCGTATTTGAATCTGGCGAGTACCTGACTGCAATGAATGGTACCACCGGTCCATTCAACCAAGTTGCCAACATACTGAGATCGCTCACTTTTGTTACCAGTATTCGCAAGTACGGGCCGTTTGGAGTGGAGGAAGGAACTCCCTTCTCCGTTCCCGTGGCAAATGGTCGAATTGTTGGCTTCTACGGACGCTCCGGCGTGTATGTTGATGCGCTCGGGATTTATCTGATGCCCAACTGA
- the LOC109719732 gene encoding protein GOS9-like, with amino-acid sequence MAGRVKLGLWGGNGGNPRDIDGNPTRVSKIVVRSGQAIDSLAYDYDQDGKTVQAGPWGGSGGNPTTIVFQAGEFLTAVNGTTSPFNNVANMLRSLTFVTNVRKYGPFGVEEGTPFSVPVTNGRVVGFYGRSGVYVDALGIYLMPN; translated from the exons ATG gCCGGACGCGTCAAGCTTGGATTATGGGGAGGAAACGGAGGAAACCCCCGCGACATTGATGGTAACCCTACACGCGTGTCGAAAATTGTTGTTCGCAGCGGTCAGGCGATCGATTCGCTGGCATATGATTATGACCAAGATGGAAAGACTGTTCAGGCTGGTCCATGGGGTGGTTCCGGTGGAAACCCCACTACG atCGTATTTCAAGCCGGTGAGTTCCTGACTGCAGTAAATGGTACCACTAGTCCATTCAACAACGTCGCCAATATGCTGAGATCGCTCACTTTTGTTACCAATGTTCGCAAGTACGGGCCATTCGGAGTGGAGGAAGGAACTCCCTTCTCCGTTCCTGTGACGAATGGTCGAGTTGTTGGCTTCTACGGACGCTCCGGCGTGTATGTTGATGCGCTCGGGATTTATCTGATGCCCAACTGA
- the LOC109719731 gene encoding putative pentatricopeptide repeat-containing protein At5g52630 has translation MKLWRHLLFPTPFSPFKPHPLHTAALPLPSSPNPNQTLTLTPPSTLSTLSTVLRSLPSGAAASSSAAAAAAAAAAAAHGAFLKSGGLSSAAPFCNHLISIYARCRLPVAARKVFDEIPQPDLISYSALVSAYARNGLGAAALAAFKKMRSCGVPFNEFTLPTLLKACSASSDLLAGAQLHALSVTTGFNLDVFVANALVVLYANFRMLGEAQKLFDETAERNVVSWNGLLAGYVRNERCEDAVRLFKEMVFNGTTPNEFGFSCVLNACTGSRDSQSGWEIHGLLTRLGYDSDPFTANALVDMYAKLGAIQYATVVFERICERDIVSWNAFIAGCVLHGHDYQALDLLSQMKASGTLPNAFTLSSILKACAGAGMLGLGQQIHGYLIKADSSSDVYVGVGLVDMYAKSSHLEDAKRAFNSIPEKDLISWNALISGCSHSNRHEEALCLFSKMRKEGFSVNRTTLSAVLKSMASLEVISESKQVHALAMKEGLISDSHVANGLIDAYGKCGLIEEAKRAFEECPLDDVIAFTSMITALSQGGQGEEAIKLFSEMLRKKLEPDSFVVSSLLNACASLSAYEQGKQMHAHMLKLHFMSDVFAGNALVNMYAKCGSIEDANLAFSLIHDRGVVSWSAMIGGLAQHGHGKEALNLFRKMLAERVSPNHVTLTSVLCACNHAGLIEEAEHYFDSMKDMFGIEKTQEHYACMIDLLGRAGRLNDAMELVNSMPFEANASVWGALLGASRVHGDTELGRKAAEKLFVLEPEKSGTHVLLANTYASAGMWDDVAKVRRSMKDSGVKKEPAMSWIELKDKIHTFIVGDKSHERSTEIYAKLEELGELMNKAGYVPLVEVDLHDVERSEKELLLSHHSEKLAVAFGLISTPPGTPIRVKKNLRVCKDCHTVFKFISKIVSREIIIRDTNRFHHFREGACSCGDYW, from the coding sequence ATGAAGCTTTGGCGCCACCTCCTCTTCCCCACTCCTTTCTCCCCTTTCAAACCCCACCCTCTCCACACCGCCgctctccccctcccctcctccccaaaccctaaccaaaccctaaccctaaccccgcCCTCCACCCTCTCCACTCTCTCCACCGTCCTCCGCTCCCTCccctccggcgccgccgcctcctcctccgccgccgccgccgccgccgcagccgcagcagcagcacaCGGCGCCTTCCTCAAATCCGGCggcctctcctccgccgcgcccttCTGCAACCACCTCATCTCCATCTACGCCCGATGCCGCCTCCCCGTCGCCGCCCGcaaggtgttcgacgaaatcCCCCAACCGGACCTCATCTCCTACTCCGCCCTCGTCTCCGCCTACGCCCGCAACGGCCTCGGCGCCGCCGCGCTCGCCGCGTTCAAAAAGATGCGATCTTGCGGCGTCCCCTTCAACGAGTTCACCCTCCCGACCCTCCTCAAGGCCTGCTCCGCCTCCTCCGACCTCCTCGCGGGGGCCCAACTCCACGCCCTGTCGGTAACCACCGGTTTCAATCTCGACGTGTTTGTTGCGAACGCCCTTGTCGTCTTGTACGCAAATTTCAGAATGTTGGGAGAGGCCCAGAAGCTGTTCGATGAAACTGCGGAGCGGAACGTGGTTTCTTGGAATGGGCTGCTCGCGGGTTACGTGAGGAATGAACGGTGCGAGGACGCGGTTAGGTTGTTTAAGGAGATGGTATTCAACGGGACGACGCCAAATGAGTTTGGTTTCTCATGTGTGTTGAATGCCTGTACAGGCTCGCGGGATTCGCAGAGCGGTTGGGAAATTCACGGTCTCCTTACCAGGCTCGGATACGATTCGGACCCTTTCACGGCCAACGCGTTGGTAGATATGTATGCGAAATTGGGTGCTATCCAGTATGCCACAGTGGTTTTTGAGAGGATCTGCGAGAGAGATATTGTTTCATGGAATGCTTTTATTGCCGGGTGTGTTCTTCATGGGCACGATTACCAGGCATTGGACTTGTTGTCGCAAATGAAGGCATCGGGAACATTGCCTAATGCCTTTACTCTTTCTAGCATTCTTAAGGCTTGTGCGGGAGCGGGGATGTTGGGTTTGGGCCAGCAAATTCATGGTTATTTGATCAAGGCCGATTCTAGTTCCGATGTGTATGTGGGCGTCGGGCTTGTGGATATGTATGCAAAGTCGAGTCATTTGGAAGATGCAAAAAGGGCTTTCAATTCAATCCCGGAGAAGGACTTAATCTCATGGAATGCTCTCATATCGGGTTGCTCACACAGCAATCGACATGAAGAAGCACTTTGTCTATTTAGTAAGATGAGAAAGGAAGGTTTTAGTGTGAACCGTACTACATTATCAGCTGTTCTTAAGTCCATGGCGAGTTTAGAGGTCATCAGTGAGAGTAAGCAGGTTCATGCGCTAGCAATGAAAGAAGGTTTGATATCAGATTCTCATGTTGCAAATGGTCTCATTGATGCATATGGGAAGTGCGGTTTAatagaagaagcaaaaagagcTTTTGAAGAATGTCCACTTGATGATGTAATAGCCTTCACATCTATGATAACAGCTCTCTCTCAGGGTGGACAAGGGGAGGAAGCCATAAAGCTTTTCTCCGAGATGCTGAGAAAGAAACTTGAACCAGATTCATTTGTTGTTAGTAGCCTTTTGAATGCTTGCGCTAGTTTATCTGCGTACGAGCAAGGGAAACAAATGCATGCTCACATGCTTAAACTGCATTTTATGTCCGACGTCTTTGCGGGGAATGCTCTTGTTAACATGTATGCAAAATGTGGAAGCATTGAAGATGCCAACTTAGCCTTTTCTTTAATACACGATAGGGGAGTTGTTTCATGGTCCGCCATGATTGGAGGGCTCGCTCAACATGGGCATGGAAAGGAGGCATTGAATTTGTTCAGAAAAATGCTTGCTGAAAGAGTGAGCCCTAACCATGTAACTTTAACTAGTGTTCTTTGTGCTTGTAACCATGCAGGGCTCATTGAAGAGGCCGAGCATTATTTTGACTCGATGAAAGACATGTTTGGGATCGAAAAAACTCAAGAGCATTATGCATGCATGATCGATCTTCTTGGGCGAGCTGGCAGACTAAATGACGCAATGGAGCTCGTAAATAGTATGCCCTTTGAAGCCAATGCTtctgtgtggggagcacttttaggGGCGTCTAGGGTTCATGGGGACACGGAGCTCGGCAGAAAAGCCGCTGAGAAGCTTTTTGTGCTTGAGCCAGAGAAGTCTGGGACCCACGTGCTTCTTGCGAACACTTATGCATCAGCCGGCATGTGGGATGATGTAGCTAAGGTTAGAAGGTCGATGAAAGATAGTGGAGTTAAGAAAGAACCCGCCATGAGCTGGATTGAGTTGAAGGACAAAATTCACACATTTATAGTGGGAGATAAGAGCCATGAGAGGAGTACTGAGATATATGCTAAGCTAGAGGAATTGGGTGAATTGATGAACAAAGCTGGGTATGTTCCTCTGGTGGAGGTTGATCTTCATGATGTGGAAAGAAGTGAGAAGGAATTGCTTCTTTCTCACCATAGTGAGAAGCTGGCTGTTGCTTTCGGATTGATTAGTACACCACCTGGCACCCCTATTAGAGTAAAGAAGAATCTTCGAGTGTGCAAAGATTGCCACACAGTGTTCAAGTTCATATCTAAGATCGTTTCAAGGGAGATTATTATTAGAGATACCAATCGGTTTCATCATTTCAGGGAAGGAGCATGTTCTTGTGGGGATTATTGGTGA